Proteins encoded together in one Chitinophaga lutea window:
- a CDS encoding polysaccharide lyase family 8 super-sandwich domain-containing protein, which yields MKKILLMAFVVLATGGEVLSQQRFVSFDDTLPSNWQTSSTSALALSSLHVKNGQALIWQAASGDYIHAVNLAIPSSEVNAAASATARIFIHSPAVSEDTLIFQFADGTGTVQRQGKMLLNYKGWREYHRSYYYDYTGGIAAAQFQLNEMKIIFKPVSSSTTCTIHIDEATLIGNTEVRIPGPHMWPDYTYFRKHVTNAPYLNILENWKNGPDIPVTAASATEVADLAVLRPRFPRVRTTPSGTEVDAAKNFVLACNISYNTDGSIRGNGIPDIYTTATLLNLSKHCGTLARAADKLNDTDAAAKLVLFTEYLLSQGLAEGGRIITQTNDYPPARTFPVGFLEALPYYPPAMRAEVLAMLKWANEFSVTYGATYTEGYSVDYLNLRTPFLFELALAEPDSNQAVRDVKLAKRFMERNTVPGIGGRDGIKPDGVGYHHGSHHTSYMGAWGRWADVCYQLRGTVYRVDLSAYNNMSAGIKYLLAASSKGVIFAHAESGRNPFPTNLPVNLTQFERFVEIGGDIKGTTADPVMGGIYNHVTGVNKFPVAPVSIDGFHQYNYGAVGIQRKRNWVAVMRGFTSKIFGAEIYTSENRYGRYQSYGTLEVLYGGTLAATGYVAAGKGWDWNVMPGATTVHFPDFLKLKPSVTGTAMEFQNNNFAGSLSLGQEGIFGFNFDEKASVNYSPSRLKSRKSVFAFDTILVCLGSGISASNGLGNVATNLFQTVNSTTINPAHPSIYINSTTPVSDAAYDQTYDTETSGLWLLNAQSTGFYVPAGNHSVQVVRLKQTTPKENATNLSLPTAYDSAYASKAWLNHGVNPTDSQYHYVTVPGTTPAAMEALVPVLTGGTVYQVLKQTGAMHVVKYLPGSLTAYVFFAANTAVNTGYIKSVSSVCMAGVREEGDELTLTVNSPDMNIKTETAYDYYWRTQPRPVTLVLDGQWEVIDNPFNATVTSQASTLTASFVLEHGFSQTIRLRKITPLSEQAASKQAVPEKATTRSFKIFPNPASKNMELEFTAAGAGNAEIKIFSMGGALVHTKQIPLTAGFNRHTTDVSGLLPGTYVLVLRGGGLHEKSMFVKH from the coding sequence ATGAAAAAAATTTTACTGATGGCGTTCGTGGTGTTGGCAACAGGTGGCGAAGTGCTGTCGCAGCAACGTTTTGTATCGTTCGACGATACCCTGCCGTCGAACTGGCAAACCAGTTCAACCAGTGCGCTGGCTTTAAGTTCCCTGCATGTTAAAAACGGGCAGGCGCTGATCTGGCAGGCGGCAAGCGGGGATTACATTCATGCGGTCAACCTGGCGATCCCTTCTTCGGAAGTGAATGCCGCCGCGTCCGCTACCGCGCGCATTTTTATTCATTCCCCGGCAGTTTCCGAAGACACCCTCATTTTCCAGTTTGCCGACGGAACCGGCACGGTGCAGCGGCAGGGGAAGATGTTACTGAATTACAAAGGGTGGCGGGAATACCACCGTTCTTACTATTACGACTACACGGGCGGTATTGCGGCGGCGCAGTTCCAGCTCAACGAGATGAAGATCATCTTCAAACCGGTGAGCAGCAGTACCACCTGCACCATTCACATCGACGAGGCCACGCTGATCGGGAATACCGAGGTGCGCATACCGGGGCCGCATATGTGGCCGGACTATACCTATTTCCGGAAACACGTCACCAATGCGCCCTACCTGAACATACTGGAAAACTGGAAGAACGGGCCGGATATTCCCGTGACCGCCGCTTCCGCCACGGAGGTGGCAGACCTGGCCGTATTGCGGCCGCGTTTTCCGCGCGTGCGAACAACTCCCTCCGGCACGGAAGTGGATGCCGCCAAGAATTTTGTACTGGCCTGCAATATCTCCTATAACACCGACGGCAGCATCCGGGGCAACGGCATTCCCGATATCTATACCACGGCCACGCTGCTGAACCTGTCGAAGCACTGCGGCACGCTGGCCAGGGCGGCGGACAAACTGAACGATACCGATGCGGCGGCGAAGCTGGTGCTTTTTACCGAATACCTGCTGAGCCAGGGGCTGGCGGAGGGCGGCCGCATCATCACCCAGACCAACGACTATCCGCCCGCCCGTACATTCCCCGTCGGTTTCCTGGAGGCGTTGCCTTATTATCCGCCCGCCATGCGCGCGGAGGTGCTGGCCATGCTGAAGTGGGCGAACGAATTCAGCGTTACTTACGGCGCAACCTACACCGAAGGCTACAGTGTGGATTATCTCAATCTCCGGACGCCTTTCCTTTTCGAACTCGCGCTGGCGGAACCCGATTCCAACCAGGCCGTGCGCGATGTGAAACTCGCGAAACGGTTCATGGAGCGCAATACCGTGCCCGGTATCGGCGGCCGCGACGGCATCAAGCCGGACGGGGTGGGGTATCACCACGGTTCGCACCACACCAGTTACATGGGCGCCTGGGGCCGCTGGGCGGATGTCTGTTACCAGCTGAGAGGCACGGTGTACCGGGTCGATCTTTCCGCCTACAACAACATGAGCGCCGGGATAAAATACCTGCTGGCCGCCTCTTCCAAAGGCGTGATTTTCGCGCATGCCGAATCCGGCCGCAATCCCTTTCCCACGAATCTGCCTGTGAACCTCACCCAGTTCGAGCGGTTCGTGGAGATCGGCGGCGACATCAAAGGCACGACGGCCGACCCCGTGATGGGCGGCATTTACAACCATGTGACGGGCGTCAATAAATTCCCCGTGGCGCCGGTATCGATCGACGGGTTTCACCAGTATAACTACGGCGCGGTGGGCATCCAGCGGAAAAGAAACTGGGTGGCGGTGATGCGCGGGTTTACCAGCAAGATTTTCGGGGCGGAGATCTACACCAGCGAAAACCGGTATGGCCGCTACCAGAGCTACGGAACGCTGGAAGTGCTGTACGGCGGCACATTGGCGGCTACGGGATACGTCGCGGCCGGCAAGGGCTGGGACTGGAATGTAATGCCCGGCGCCACTACCGTGCACTTCCCGGACTTTCTGAAGTTGAAGCCATCCGTGACCGGCACTGCCATGGAATTCCAGAACAACAACTTTGCGGGCTCCTTGTCGCTGGGGCAGGAAGGCATCTTCGGTTTTAATTTCGACGAAAAGGCGAGCGTGAACTATAGCCCCTCGCGGCTGAAATCCAGGAAATCCGTGTTCGCCTTCGACACCATACTGGTATGCCTCGGCAGCGGTATCTCTGCCAGCAACGGTTTGGGCAATGTGGCCACCAACCTTTTCCAGACCGTTAACAGCACCACCATCAACCCCGCTCATCCATCCATCTATATCAATTCCACCACACCGGTATCCGATGCGGCGTACGATCAGACTTACGATACGGAAACGTCCGGCCTCTGGCTGCTGAACGCGCAATCCACCGGCTTTTACGTTCCCGCCGGCAACCATTCCGTGCAGGTGGTGCGGCTGAAACAGACCACGCCGAAAGAAAACGCCACGAACCTCAGCCTGCCCACTGCCTATGATTCCGCCTATGCCAGCAAAGCCTGGCTGAATCACGGCGTGAACCCCACAGACAGCCAGTATCATTATGTGACGGTGCCCGGCACCACGCCCGCCGCCATGGAAGCGCTGGTTCCCGTGCTGACCGGCGGCACCGTTTACCAGGTACTGAAACAGACCGGGGCAATGCACGTGGTGAAATACCTGCCCGGCTCGCTCACCGCGTATGTGTTCTTCGCCGCCAACACCGCCGTAAATACAGGGTATATCAAAAGCGTGTCGTCCGTGTGCATGGCCGGTGTTCGCGAAGAAGGCGACGAACTGACGCTGACCGTCAATTCCCCCGATATGAACATCAAAACCGAAACCGCGTACGATTATTACTGGCGCACGCAACCGCGACCGGTGACATTGGTGCTGGACGGGCAATGGGAAGTGATCGACAATCCCTTCAACGCTACGGTGACGAGCCAGGCCAGCACGCTGACCGCCAGCTTCGTGCTGGAGCATGGTTTTTCGCAGACCATCCGGCTGCGGAAAATAACACCGCTATCCGAACAGGCCGCCAGTAAACAGGCCGTGCCGGAAAAGGCAACCACCAGATCATTCAAAATATTCCCCAACCCGGCCAGTAAAAACATGGAACTGGAGTTTACCGCCGCCGGCGCCGGGAACGCGGAAATAAAAATCTTCAGCATGGGCGGGGCGCTGGTGCATACGAAACAGATCCCCCTCACCGCCGGCTTCAACCGCCATACCACCGATGTTTCGGGCCTTTTGCCCGGTACTTACGTGCTGGTGCTGCGGGGCGGCGGGCTGCATGAAAAAAGCATGTTTGTAAAACACTGA
- a CDS encoding DUF5017 domain-containing protein, translated as MKYLLIICSVLLLATGACKKEVMPDAPAFALKATAITFKAGVEGAFTFEGNPGIISFYSGEAGHVYKGDGINKSVAVKGNSEARLEKFTYTYAEKGTYKAYFIAQNTNIYGSREVVRQIDVTVTD; from the coding sequence ATGAAATATTTACTCATCATATGTTCCGTACTGCTGCTGGCCACCGGCGCCTGCAAAAAAGAAGTGATGCCCGATGCGCCCGCGTTTGCGCTGAAAGCCACGGCGATCACCTTTAAAGCGGGGGTGGAAGGCGCTTTTACATTCGAAGGGAACCCCGGCATCATCTCGTTCTATTCCGGTGAAGCGGGGCATGTATACAAGGGCGACGGCATCAACAAGTCCGTCGCCGTCAAAGGCAACTCGGAAGCAAGGCTTGAAAAATTCACATATACCTACGCAGAGAAAGGCACTTACAAGGCGTATTTCATTGCGCAGAACACCAACATATACGGAAGCCGGGAAGTGGTGCGGCAGATAGATGTGACGGTCACCGACTGA
- a CDS encoding RagB/SusD family nutrient uptake outer membrane protein: MQYRYILLSALMVMVFGGCVEKLDRKPKDFLLPSSYYQTAEQLNIALTGVYDNLGVLYSNPIHFRFGFEGDEHWYVKNAPLSGLHVYDYTAAHPDFQSFWSNLYIGIGRANYLLANLNNNPSIDSAVRARVKGEALFLRAYYYFMLVQSYGGVPLILQPPKSVNDVDAPRATAREVYERIIADMKEAEGLVAPITHFGFGGRVNKSAVRGILARVCLHMAGHPVKDVSRYAEARGWAKKVMDDAEAGHALNPSYHGVFMNLITDKYDIKESLWEVEYWGNRSDAYTETGSLGDVNGPATQNSQTGFAYAGIKATADLYYRYEEGDGRRDWCIATFNYGTASQPANFKTFITTPVNRNNAYNRWPGKYRREYELVLPKNNTATPINCPLIRFSDVLLMFAEAENEISGPTPEAIEAVNKVRRRGWSSGIKTVTITNGGAGYTTAPTVTFTGGGGSGITATAVIAGGKVTGVTFANDAIYGLAKGVGYNSAPTIAFTGGNGSGATATATIYTPADALAPAAATAGQEPFRQFIRDERSRELNGETFRKADLLRWGIFVERMHQLSETIEKDLGNLTTPAYLNLYIKGFGPNISDRNTLWPIPTRELTLNRALTQNPGW, encoded by the coding sequence ATGCAATACAGATATATTTTGTTATCCGCTTTGATGGTGATGGTTTTCGGCGGATGTGTGGAGAAACTGGATCGCAAACCGAAAGACTTTTTGCTGCCTTCGTCGTATTACCAGACGGCGGAACAGCTGAACATTGCGCTGACGGGGGTGTACGACAACCTGGGCGTACTCTATTCAAACCCCATTCATTTCCGTTTCGGTTTTGAGGGCGACGAGCACTGGTACGTCAAGAATGCGCCGCTCAGCGGGCTGCATGTGTACGATTACACCGCCGCGCATCCGGATTTCCAGAGTTTCTGGAGCAACCTCTACATCGGCATCGGCCGCGCCAATTACCTGCTGGCCAACCTGAACAACAATCCGTCCATCGACTCCGCCGTGCGGGCGAGAGTGAAGGGGGAAGCGCTGTTTCTGCGCGCGTACTATTATTTTATGCTGGTGCAGAGCTACGGCGGCGTGCCGCTGATACTGCAGCCGCCCAAATCCGTGAACGATGTGGATGCGCCGCGTGCAACGGCCAGGGAAGTGTATGAGCGCATCATCGCAGACATGAAGGAAGCCGAAGGATTGGTGGCGCCGATCACGCATTTCGGTTTCGGGGGGAGGGTGAACAAATCCGCCGTACGCGGCATCCTGGCCCGCGTATGCCTGCACATGGCCGGCCACCCGGTGAAAGACGTGAGCCGGTACGCGGAAGCGCGCGGCTGGGCGAAAAAAGTGATGGACGATGCGGAAGCAGGGCATGCATTGAACCCGTCTTACCATGGCGTGTTCATGAACCTGATCACCGACAAATACGATATTAAGGAATCGTTGTGGGAAGTGGAATATTGGGGCAACAGGTCCGACGCCTATACCGAAACCGGTTCGCTGGGCGACGTGAACGGTCCGGCCACACAGAATTCGCAGACAGGTTTTGCCTACGCCGGTATCAAAGCCACGGCGGACCTGTATTACCGTTACGAGGAAGGGGATGGGAGAAGGGACTGGTGCATCGCCACGTTCAACTACGGCACGGCAAGCCAGCCCGCGAACTTCAAAACATTCATCACCACGCCCGTTAACCGCAATAACGCTTATAACCGCTGGCCCGGCAAATACCGCCGCGAATACGAGCTGGTGCTGCCGAAGAACAATACCGCCACGCCGATCAACTGCCCGCTGATACGTTTTTCCGACGTGCTGCTGATGTTCGCCGAAGCGGAGAACGAAATATCCGGGCCCACGCCTGAGGCCATCGAAGCCGTCAATAAAGTGCGGCGGCGGGGCTGGAGCAGCGGCATCAAAACCGTGACCATCACCAACGGCGGCGCGGGTTATACCACTGCGCCAACCGTAACCTTCACCGGTGGCGGCGGTTCGGGCATTACCGCCACGGCTGTGATCGCCGGCGGCAAAGTAACCGGCGTCACGTTCGCCAACGATGCGATCTACGGGCTGGCGAAAGGTGTGGGATACAACTCGGCGCCCACCATCGCCTTCACCGGCGGTAACGGTTCCGGCGCTACGGCCACGGCTACCATCTACACACCGGCGGACGCGCTGGCCCCCGCCGCCGCAACGGCCGGGCAGGAGCCCTTCCGCCAGTTCATCCGCGACGAAAGGTCGAGGGAGCTGAACGGGGAAACCTTCCGTAAAGCGGACCTGCTGCGCTGGGGGATTTTCGTGGAAAGGATGCACCAGTTGTCCGAAACCATTGAAAAGGATCTCGGCAACCTCACCACGCCCGCATACCTCAACCTTTACATCAAAGGTTTCGGGCCGAACATCTCCGACCGTAACACCCTGTGGCCCATCCCTACACGGGAGCTCACGCTGAACAGGGCATTGACGCAAAACCCAGGCTGGTAA
- a CDS encoding TonB-dependent receptor: MRYTAYLMLLFFLHVSGKNMAQAVTISGNNMPLTKVFHLIEKQTGYVIFSNKKVLENSRPVSLNAVNMPLPQLLDLALTGQPLGYEINNKTILIYRKKEDGIPAQNPAAAGNVTGIVLDSANAPVERATVRLMPGNKGTSTNQRGAFLISGVAPGSYVLEISCLGYQSVRHPLTVTGSQELNLGNIRLRQSSNTLGQVEVVVAYGTVKKTDLTGSVGQVNMADLSKAPVASFTEALAGRIAGVQVSSQDGQPGKGMGIVIRGANSLTQSNSPLYVIDGFPIEDPEDGMLNPDDIESISILKDASATAIYGSRAANGVILVETKKGKIGKPVVTLNLSHGIQQAQKQMEVMGAYDFVKYQNELNKTSAAATYFQNGRTLESYKDVQGIDWQDQVFRQSPISIGNIAVRGGSGQTRYSISGSVYDQEGIVINSGYSRYQGRVSIDQSIGRQFKAGLTANYSRLTTFGQPLAEGNGPSFTTYLLSRAWGYRPVAGDPNTDLQDDDGDMAFLNQYDIRLNPITTNNNEYNKSRTSDFLANAYVTYSPLSNLVFRFAGSMSNRQRRGDVFYNSKTVQGSPLNPRNVRGVNGSVIFTETNIWSNDNTVTYTTNFSKDHKITALGGVSFQEYKAETYGYAAQNLPNEQLEMPGLDEGIPYSSFASGGENFMASYFGRLTYNYQSKYLLEFTFRGDGSSKFAKGHKWGYFPSGSFAWNMQEENFMRGLKVVSNSKLRFSYGSTGNNRVGNYDAFAGLSFPVANSYSFNNGVPGKGAIIGGLGNENLRWETTRQLNIGYDLGLFNNRIEVTADWYRKITSDLLLNADLPATMGMLNAQQNIGKIRNQGIELSLKTVNVKTKAFEWSSSFNIAFNQNKILELVRGQDALYSTVNFETQYNNNPPYISQVGQPAGMFYGYIFDGVYQLSDFDKSPAGKYTLKAGVHNNGAAAQPGHIKYRDVNGDGDITTADLVVIGRGQPIHTGGFSNNFSYKGFDLGIFLQWSYGNDILNANRYMFEGNGNIRLSLNQFASYLDRWSETNPTNRNFKPGGQGTIGSYSSRVLEDGSYLRLKTVSLGYNIPDRLLRTLHLTRLRLTVAAQNLLTLTSYSGMDPEVSVRSSVLTPGFDFSAYPIARTVVFGLNVTF, translated from the coding sequence ATGAGATACACCGCTTACCTAATGCTGCTCTTTTTCCTGCACGTGTCGGGGAAAAACATGGCGCAGGCAGTGACCATTTCCGGCAATAACATGCCGTTGACGAAAGTATTCCACCTCATCGAAAAACAGACGGGTTACGTGATCTTCAGCAACAAAAAGGTGCTGGAAAACAGTCGCCCCGTTTCGCTCAACGCGGTGAACATGCCGCTGCCGCAGCTGCTCGACCTGGCATTGACGGGCCAGCCGCTGGGTTATGAGATCAACAACAAAACCATCCTCATCTACCGCAAAAAAGAAGACGGTATTCCCGCGCAAAACCCCGCCGCGGCGGGCAATGTGACGGGCATCGTGCTCGACAGCGCCAACGCCCCGGTGGAAAGGGCCACGGTGCGCCTGATGCCGGGCAACAAAGGCACCTCCACCAACCAGCGCGGCGCATTCCTGATCAGCGGCGTAGCGCCGGGCAGTTATGTGCTGGAGATCAGCTGCCTGGGTTACCAGTCGGTACGGCACCCGCTCACCGTTACCGGTTCGCAGGAACTGAACCTGGGTAACATCCGCCTCCGCCAGTCGTCGAACACCCTCGGCCAGGTGGAAGTGGTGGTGGCTTACGGCACCGTGAAAAAAACGGACCTCACGGGTTCGGTGGGCCAGGTGAACATGGCCGATCTCTCCAAAGCGCCGGTGGCCTCCTTTACGGAAGCGCTGGCAGGGCGCATCGCCGGGGTGCAGGTATCGTCGCAGGACGGCCAGCCGGGCAAAGGCATGGGCATCGTGATCAGGGGCGCCAACTCCCTCACACAGAGTAATTCTCCATTGTATGTGATAGACGGGTTCCCGATCGAAGACCCGGAAGACGGGATGCTGAACCCCGACGACATCGAAAGCATCAGCATCCTGAAAGACGCTTCCGCGACGGCCATTTACGGCTCCCGCGCGGCCAACGGGGTGATACTCGTGGAAACCAAAAAAGGAAAGATCGGCAAGCCGGTGGTGACGCTCAATCTGTCGCACGGCATCCAGCAAGCGCAGAAACAGATGGAGGTGATGGGCGCTTATGATTTTGTGAAATACCAGAACGAACTGAATAAAACTTCCGCGGCAGCCACCTATTTCCAGAACGGCAGAACGCTCGAATCGTACAAGGATGTGCAGGGGATCGACTGGCAGGACCAGGTGTTCCGCCAGTCGCCCATCTCCATCGGCAACATTGCGGTGAGAGGCGGCTCGGGGCAAACGCGCTATTCGATTTCCGGGTCGGTGTACGACCAGGAGGGCATCGTCATCAACTCCGGCTACAGCCGCTACCAGGGCCGTGTGTCGATCGACCAGAGTATCGGCCGCCAGTTCAAGGCGGGCCTCACGGCCAACTACAGCCGGCTCACCACCTTCGGCCAGCCGCTGGCGGAAGGCAACGGGCCGTCGTTCACCACCTACCTGTTATCGAGGGCCTGGGGGTACCGCCCCGTGGCCGGCGACCCGAACACGGACTTGCAGGACGACGACGGCGACATGGCTTTCCTCAACCAGTACGACATCCGGCTGAACCCCATTACGACCAACAACAACGAATACAATAAAAGCAGAACGTCCGACTTCCTGGCCAATGCCTACGTGACGTATTCACCCCTCAGCAACCTGGTGTTCCGTTTCGCCGGCTCCATGTCGAACCGCCAGCGAAGGGGCGACGTGTTCTATAATTCGAAAACCGTGCAGGGCAGCCCGCTCAACCCGCGGAACGTGCGCGGGGTGAACGGTTCCGTGATTTTTACGGAAACCAACATCTGGTCGAACGACAACACGGTGACCTACACCACGAACTTCAGCAAGGATCACAAGATCACGGCGTTGGGCGGCGTATCGTTCCAGGAATACAAAGCCGAAACGTACGGTTATGCCGCGCAGAACCTGCCCAACGAGCAGCTGGAGATGCCCGGGCTGGACGAAGGCATTCCGTATTCCAGCTTCGCCAGCGGCGGGGAGAATTTTATGGCGTCTTATTTCGGGCGGCTCACTTATAACTACCAATCGAAGTACCTGCTGGAATTTACGTTCCGGGGCGACGGGTCCTCCAAATTCGCGAAGGGTCACAAATGGGGTTATTTCCCCTCCGGATCTTTCGCCTGGAACATGCAGGAGGAAAATTTCATGCGCGGGCTGAAAGTGGTGTCCAATTCCAAACTGCGGTTCAGCTACGGCAGCACCGGCAACAACCGGGTGGGCAACTATGATGCGTTCGCCGGTTTGAGTTTCCCGGTCGCCAATTCTTATTCCTTCAACAACGGCGTGCCCGGCAAAGGCGCGATCATCGGCGGGCTGGGCAACGAAAACCTTCGCTGGGAAACCACCCGCCAGCTGAACATCGGTTACGACCTCGGGCTGTTCAACAACCGCATCGAGGTAACGGCGGACTGGTACCGGAAAATCACCAGCGACCTGCTGCTGAACGCCGACCTGCCCGCTACCATGGGCATGCTGAACGCGCAGCAGAACATCGGCAAGATCCGGAACCAGGGCATCGAACTGTCGCTCAAAACCGTCAACGTCAAAACGAAAGCGTTTGAATGGAGCAGCAGTTTCAACATCGCGTTCAACCAGAATAAAATACTCGAGCTGGTGAGAGGGCAGGATGCGCTGTATTCCACCGTCAACTTCGAAACGCAGTACAACAACAACCCGCCGTACATTTCGCAGGTAGGCCAGCCCGCGGGCATGTTCTACGGGTACATTTTCGACGGGGTGTACCAGCTGAGCGATTTCGACAAGTCCCCCGCCGGGAAGTACACGCTGAAAGCCGGCGTGCACAATAACGGCGCGGCCGCGCAGCCGGGGCACATCAAGTACCGCGACGTGAACGGTGATGGCGACATCACCACCGCGGACCTCGTGGTGATCGGCCGGGGGCAGCCCATTCACACCGGCGGGTTCTCCAACAACTTTTCTTACAAAGGGTTCGATCTCGGCATTTTCCTGCAATGGTCGTACGGCAACGACATCCTGAACGCCAACCGCTATATGTTCGAAGGCAACGGCAACATCCGCCTCAGCCTGAACCAGTTTGCCAGTTACCTCGACCGCTGGAGCGAAACCAACCCCACCAACCGGAACTTCAAACCCGGCGGGCAGGGCACCATCGGCAGCTATTCTTCGCGGGTGCTGGAAGACGGGTCGTACCTGCGCCTGAAGACCGTATCGCTGGGGTATAACATCCCCGACAGGCTGCTGCGGACGCTGCACCTGACGAGGCTCCGCCTCACGGTGGCCGCGCAGAACCTGCTCACGCTGACCAGTTATTCCGGCATGGATCCCGAAGTATCGGTGCGCAGTTCCGTGCTCACGCCGGGCTTCGACTTTTCCGCGTACCCGATTGCCAGAACGGTGGTGTTCGGCCTGAATGTTACTTTTTAA
- a CDS encoding FecR family protein, translated as MDMALLEELTDKYVTGAATAADKRQLENLLRDPAYLEAFGRLVERSLHQEKYGNEGEEAVFARIYAGIEQRIRPAAPLRRMWPYRIAAAAVLLILAGSAFWLLKKETPSTPPAVTQVADVLPGSNKAVLTLGNGSVVTLDSSARRIAQGNGAIVQRNGKLHYTETSAGAGVFNTLTTPRGGQFRLLLPDGTEVWLNAASSIRFPVAFSGGERTVEVSGEAYFEVAQNASAPFKVIVNKTTEVLVLGTAFNIHAYTDERHIKTTLLSGRVKVNSGNTGVVLSPGQQAVQTDGKVEVEENVDTDKVMAWKNGLFNFQDASLEEVMRQLSRWYNVEVVYENGIPDMEFYGKMQRNIPLSGILKMLERADVKYRLENNRLVILTGK; from the coding sequence ATGGACATGGCCCTGCTCGAAGAACTAACGGATAAATACGTCACCGGCGCCGCTACCGCTGCGGATAAACGGCAGCTGGAAAACCTCCTGCGCGACCCCGCGTACCTGGAGGCGTTCGGGCGTCTGGTGGAACGGAGCCTGCACCAGGAAAAGTATGGCAACGAAGGGGAGGAGGCCGTGTTCGCGCGCATCTATGCCGGCATCGAACAGCGCATCCGGCCCGCCGCGCCACTGCGCCGCATGTGGCCCTACCGCATCGCCGCGGCCGCGGTGCTGCTGATACTGGCGGGCAGCGCTTTCTGGCTGCTGAAAAAAGAAACGCCTTCCACGCCGCCGGCCGTAACGCAGGTGGCGGATGTATTGCCGGGCAGCAACAAGGCGGTGCTCACCCTGGGCAACGGCAGCGTGGTGACGCTCGACAGTTCGGCGCGCCGGATCGCGCAGGGCAACGGGGCCATTGTACAACGGAACGGCAAGCTTCATTATACGGAAACCAGCGCCGGCGCCGGTGTCTTTAATACGTTAACGACGCCGCGCGGCGGCCAGTTCCGCCTGCTGCTGCCAGACGGTACGGAGGTATGGCTCAACGCCGCTTCGTCCATCCGTTTCCCGGTCGCTTTCAGCGGCGGCGAACGTACGGTGGAGGTGAGCGGCGAAGCGTATTTCGAAGTGGCGCAGAACGCATCGGCGCCCTTTAAAGTGATCGTCAACAAAACCACGGAAGTGCTGGTGCTCGGCACCGCCTTCAACATTCACGCATACACGGACGAACGCCATATCAAAACCACGCTCCTCAGCGGCAGGGTCAAAGTCAATTCCGGCAACACCGGCGTAGTGCTCTCCCCGGGCCAGCAGGCGGTGCAAACGGACGGCAAGGTGGAAGTGGAAGAAAACGTCGATACAGACAAGGTGATGGCCTGGAAAAACGGGCTGTTCAACTTCCAGGACGCTTCCCTCGAAGAAGTGATGCGCCAGCTCTCGCGCTGGTACAATGTGGAAGTGGTATACGAAAACGGCATACCGGACATGGAATTCTACGGGAAAATGCAACGCAACATCCCGCTTTCGGGCATCCTCAAAATGCTGGAACGGGCGGACGTGAAATACAGGCTGGAAAATAACCGCCTGGTGATACTCACCGGCAAATAA
- a CDS encoding RNA polymerase sigma-70 factor yields the protein MYADIQNEAHLLQQMAMGSQPAFKTVVAAYWPNIYAHALAYLRSPEKAEETTQDVFVALWEKRATLPAIENFRGYLFITARNKIVSRLREKLASEPADGDEDVAETLYVPDSQLELKELNSLLRRGMDQLPAKRKKVFEMSRLEGKSHAEIAAELNISKDTVSEYITLALNFLRTYLKNNGNHLHIAIFCLYYL from the coding sequence ATGTACGCAGATATCCAAAACGAAGCGCATTTGTTGCAGCAGATGGCAATGGGCAGCCAGCCGGCGTTTAAAACGGTGGTGGCGGCTTATTGGCCCAATATATACGCGCACGCGCTGGCTTACCTGCGTTCTCCCGAAAAAGCGGAAGAAACCACGCAGGACGTGTTTGTGGCCCTGTGGGAAAAACGCGCCACGCTCCCCGCCATCGAAAATTTCCGGGGATACCTTTTTATCACCGCCCGCAACAAGATCGTATCGCGCCTCCGCGAAAAACTCGCATCGGAACCGGCGGATGGCGACGAGGATGTGGCGGAAACGCTGTACGTGCCCGATAGCCAGCTGGAACTGAAAGAACTGAACAGCCTGCTGCGCAGGGGAATGGACCAGCTGCCTGCCAAAAGAAAAAAGGTGTTCGAGATGAGCCGCCTCGAAGGGAAGTCGCACGCGGAAATCGCCGCCGAGCTCAACATCTCGAAAGACACGGTGAGCGAATACATCACCCTCGCCCTCAACTTCCTCCGCACTTACCTGAAAAACAACGGCAACCATTTGCATATCGCCATATTCTGCCTGTATTACCTATAG